The following is a genomic window from Carassius auratus strain Wakin chromosome 15, ASM336829v1, whole genome shotgun sequence.
TCAATAAACACATCTCCAGCGGTCAGACCCACTGAAATTAGACCCGTCCAGATGATGAGGCATCATTCgtcttcatctgtgtgtgttttcagggttTATCATGTGATTTACTGAATGAGTGTCCAGTACAGTGATACCTCTGAAGATTCACTCTGCACCTGATGATGGAGCTGTGACGGTCAACAggtgtctaacacacacacacacacacacagcactcaaCTGGACCTGTTGCTCAGGtacaaacactgtgtgtgtgtgtgtgtgtgtgtgtgtgtgtggcggagTGTGATGTCACTCAGTATGAGTCACTCCCGTGAGTCACTTTCACACCACGGATCATGACATCATCAGCTGATCTTAAGAAATGTTTAGTGTGATTGATTTTTTATGACAATGAGCACATTCaacctttaataaataatatttctggCATCAGTGTATGATGCTTCACGACGCTAAATGAAATATCAATCCAGAGCCGGCTGAAAGTGTAACTGACGGCAGTGAGACCGCTCTCTTCTGTCATTATCTGAAGGACTCAATCAAGACCTGGTCATAACTCACCTTTATGAGCCTTGACCGATCGCCAGATCAACACACACCATTTAATCTGAGCTCCACGGCCGGGAACATAACTGGGTTTTGGTTGCTGGGTTCAAAGGTCAcgctaaaacaaaaactaaatcctAGAGGCTCTGAAGTGACCGGCGGTGTGTGAAACCACCACAGAATCAGAACCCAGAGACGAGAGAGACGTTCACATTCAGAGTCTGGAGTCATTAAAGGAAATATTTCAGATCTGGGCTCATCTGATTATGAGGAAACATTAATGTGTGTAAAATAGATGAACACGTGACTGTATGGAATGCTTTCTCAGTAATCATAAGAAATGTGAAACTATGCAGGATACATCAGCACAGTCTTACAGCTTTTGTGGAAGGAGCCACACCTTAAATCCACCCGCCCCCCAcgacacacgcacacgcacgcacgcgcgcgcgcgcgcgcacacacacacacacacacacactcgcacacgcacacgcacacagacacaaaccccacgacacacacacacacacaaacacacaaacacacacacacacacacacacacacacacacacacacactcacactcacactcgcacacgcacacacgcacactcgcacacgcacacacacacacacacacactcgcgcgcGTCAGATTCGGTGTCGCTGTACTGAACTGAAGTCGGAGGAGCCGCTTCTGCAGGAGGACCACACCCTTCTCATCCTCCTCAGTCTGCAGCtcatccctctctccctctctccctctctctctctctctctctctctctctccgtctgtcaCACTTCTCTGTCTCGGCTCGCGTTCTGCTCGCGTCGCGTCGCGCTCAGTGGGGCGTGAGAACAAAAGAGACGCGTCGCAGCTGCGGTTTGTGTGAGTAAAGACAGTCAAGGTGTTTAACGCACGGATTCCTCAAAAGCAGCGCGGATGTGATTGACTCTGTAGAGCACTAAACCTCCCGTTCACACCGGCGCCCGTGACTTCATGAGACGGTGAAGCTGCCGTATACCGGAGCCGTTCACCGGAGCCCCGCCCTGAGCGCGATCAAAGCTTTAACACATCTCCAGAGAAATCATTACGATTCCTGTGAGACATTAATATAAGTGTGCAGATCTCCTCAGAGAGCCTCTCATACACACACCACACCCTgatctcctctctctctgtctcacacacacacacacacacacacacactccactacTCTTATGAAGAGCATCAGACTCGGACACACCTGGCTGACAGGTGCAGtctcaaacacagacacagccTCATCATCTACAGCAGAACAAGTGTGAAGGGTCCAGATATTTACCGGTTTAGTTCTCCTGATACAGCACAGCATAGTGTTATCCTTTCAGCGCCTCgctctgcttcttcttcttcttctctcttcttctcttctcttctcttctctcttcttctcttctcttctcttctctctctctctctgttctcacaCACTCCGGCTGTATCAACAGCTGATGACTCTGATGCTTAAACTCATCACAGTTGAGCCTCAGTCACACTGTCTGCGCTGCCACAGCCAACAATGAGAAGAATCCCAccctacaccccccccccccccaacacacacacacaatcacacactctctcacacacacacaaacgcacgcacgcacactctcgctctctctctctcacacacacacgcacacacactctctctctctctctctctctctctctctcacacacacacacactctctctctctctctctctctctctctctctcacacacacacacactctctctctctctctcacacacacacactctctgtctctctcacacacacacacacactctctctctctccctcacacacacacacacacacacacacactctctctctctctctctctctctcactcactctctctctctctcccacacacacacacacacacacactctctctctctctctctctctctctctctctctctctctcactcactctctccctctctcacacacacacactctctctctctctcacacacacacacacacacacactctctctctctctctcactctctctctccctctctctctctcacacacgcgcgCGCCCTGGTCGCACTCAGAGTGAATGACTGAACAGCTGAGGGTGTGGCGTCTCGAGGGTTAACAGATCTGTGTGTGCAGGAGCATTATTAGGCAGGCTGTGCTGTGAGAGCACGGTTCACATGGAAACGGCTCTGAATCGATGTGCTCCTCTTCCATCAGAGCCCCACGCTCGGCTCACGACGTCAAACATCTTCTTCTGGTTCTTCTGCGTCTGTGAAGGTCAAACCACCCACATGTTCAAACACCGCGCTCTCCCTCACAGCAAaatctcagaaacacacacacacacacacacacacacatttatttatatagagcttcacactgaattgtgtcaaagcagcctCGCAGCATTAAACAGGAGCAGTGTTGTAAATGCATCAGTTATAGAGAAATTCTCATTAGCTGATAAATATGCAAAttccaccctaaaagaaagccttgccaccccagttggcagcaacgaattaaaggttatggccaatttgaaaatttaacagcgcgaatctttcgtgattcgcgaacccgctccgaacttccgaactgattcaaatgattcgcgatccccaaactgactcaagtgattcgtgatcccgctccgaactcccgaactaattcaaattatttgcgaacccgctacgaactcccgaactgacacaacccagacagcaacatagtgttggcccagatctggcccacatctggcccgcatgaaatccatgtgggccagatgtgggccagacctgggccgaaactgcttgctgtctgggaaatgattcgcgaacccgctccgaactcctgaactgattcaaatgatttgatcccccaactgactcaaatgattcgcgaacccgctttgaactcccgaactgactcaaatgattcgcgaacccgctccgaactcccgaactgattcaaatgatttgatcccccaactgactcaaatgattcgcgaatccgctttgaactcccgaactgactcaaacacaaactctaataatttacaaagtattaatatactgtaatattttgttgttgttgtagttgctataaaaacagacctaagccatcaatagcctttaaaatggcttaaaatgcattatataaaaaataatgaggcaataatgattggttaataataacactgttaaaatacataatgtaggcaaatactaaataaactatttatgtacatgttattacaaatgccatgtgattgctgctgttacacttacaggacaatcaaatccttgtttaggctactgaccaaacatttcattcaaatattcacttcatctttcatttttggacacctttttgctatagatgacacaggctttataatttcttcaacaaaaaacgtgcatatcacaacccttacaaaaataaaccatggttttatcatagtaaaactgcttagtttccttttgcatgatttctgaatgcttgagactataagaTAAATTAGAGTCATAGAGTCATATTATTatacttgatatgctatacttcATATTAGCTAATAGTAATACttcattaaaaaacacagaaactctggttaaatataattaaataaaagtttggtctaactcaaagaaattatgtaagaaattgcttagtaaaatatacttaacaaaagatatactaaaacattattttaaaggaatatcacacaaggtttcatagaagttttaatttaagcttgccaaaacaataacaccatatttttcagaaacaatttctaaaagtacatttgtatttgtgcctataatgtttatttatttatgattattgtcagctaataaaagctatgcctCAGGATCATAttcagtatattagtatattagtatattaggtctgtcatatgttgccacccctcaaaaattcctgcccccttctcgccaccccatcaatatttttctagatccgcccctgattcTGGTCACTTAAGGATGTGTCCACAAACTGACATCAGTACAACAGatgcagaggtcagaggtcaggggtcagCATCCTGACGGCCTGATCGCTGAAGAATCATTCCACACGTCCTGATTCTAGAtcttctgtggagcacagaaGCAGATATTCTGAGTCTCAGTGTGTTTGTCCATGCACTGATGGTCAACGGGGTCCAATACTGTTTGGTTCCCAATGTTCTTcagaatattatttgtttttttatattatacaaatgtaATCAATATGTCAAAGACACCGTgtttactacaataaaaccataGATAATGTTCAGAGGGGATGAGGAATATAGTGATGTAAAGAAATGAGTATCAAAAgctacattttttgtattttgcacATATTTATACACAGAAACTGGCGTGCACACGATACACACGTGTTTGATGTGCACATAATACACAGTTTCTACCCCACACCCCCGAAACTAACCATTGCTaatcacacgcacacactgaaATACACTTTCATGGTTATCCTGATGTCATGGATATACTGTCTCACATCTTCTCCTGCGCTCAGTCAGACTCCGGTTCAGTCGCTCTCACACTCATCCACTCCACAGTCACACACTCTTCCTTTGTTCCAGATCACCGCTGAGGAAAGACCCGGACATCAGAACAGAAACAGATTTAGTCTCTGAAACTCCTCCAGCTCACCATCGCAGAAGAGTGGTGTCTGCTCAGGTGTGAGAGAAGAGCAGGGGTTAGTTTAGCAGAGGAGACACGATCACTCACAAATCTAATAATCCAGGGATGACTACGTAAATGACATTAATGCAACACGATATGAACACATGGAAATGTTAAACATAAACGTGTGTCGTCATGAATATTCACGAGCCGTGTGTGTCGtgatgaaggtgtgtgtgtgtgtgtgtgtgtgtgctacagcTGTAACAGTGTCTCAGTGATCAGTGCGACGGATCGGGAAAGATTCTTTCCTCAGAGACTGCAGAGCATTTGCATTTTGCTGATTcggatcttgtgtgtgtgtgtcggtgtgtgtgtggatgCCTTCAGTCTGCATCACACACCCTAAACGATCTGCACCTCCACCCCCGATCAGGCCGGCAACTGTTGCCAAGGCAACCACACGGAAACGGCATCCTCTGACTCCAGCTGACGGAGAAactccatccatccctccctctagtgtgtgtgtgtgtgtgtgtgtgtgtgtgtgtgtgttcacaagaCCCCACAGACGATgctctgtctccatggcaacaggcCAGAGCGACATCCAGACCagatgactcacacacacacacacacacacacacacacggctggaAGATATTTGTCAGAGCATCATAAATCCTCCTCAGCAGAGCTTCTCACTGAAGTCCTGGAGGATCAGGAAGCTGTTCAGGAAAATGTCTTGAGAAGAATCAGAACTAAAGATGAACCAATCACAATCATTAACGCATGAATCCATTAGAAGCAGAACTTTGATCGTCATCATATTTCACATGAACAGAAAAGGCAGAGATATGTGATAAATGATGAGTGACATGATGACCAGAAGATTCTTCTCATAATAAACTCACTTCCCCTATAAACAGAAAACAGACTTGTGTGTTTAATTTAAATGctctttatttagattttgttcattttgttaatACTACAATATATTTGACCTTAAACATTAGAAAAAGCATCAGAACAAGCACAACACAACTCGAGCCTGTTTTGGCGACTTACAAACATAGAGAATAAACCTGCTGTATAAATGATGTGGATCATATTTCAGCATTAACTGAAAGTTTCTGGTTAATTAGACCGCTGAAATCAGCAGCACCACCGTCTCTAATGAAGCAGATGCCAGAGGAAGCAGACGGAGACAGATTCAGAAGCTGATGTTGCTCTGTGATAACGTTCAAGTTCATCATGTTAgagttatatttcatatttatcacAAAAAAACAGGATCTGTACAAAGATTTTGATCAGAGTAACAAGCAGAGACACATGGAGggcctcagccaatcagaacggcCGAATCTCTTGGGAGAGTGATCATGTGACCGTCCGAGGAGACGCTGTATGCAGATTCACTGATGTCCAATCAGATCGCTTTATAGCCGTCTGAGTCATTACAGTAACAGTCTTTCATTTTCTGTCATAATCAAAACTACACATCTGAACAGTCTCATCAGCACGAAGACATCTGGGGCTTAGCACTCAACTATCCACGCAAAAAACacctgcgcgcacacacacacacacacacactgacacacacatgcacactctttcacgcacacacacacacacacacacacacacacacacacacactcaggagtTGCCGGTCTAACACTGTGACTCAGTGAAGGTGTGTTCATGGGGTTTTTCATCCATCATGTACTCGTCCTCATATTCATAATCCTGAAATAAACACACGGTCAGTTTATTTCTACAGTGCTTCAtacacagaatttaaaataaaataaagaggacAATAACATTATTAAAGTTGCAAAATTCATAACTATCACagtttcagctgtaaagcagctctacagaagacaagaGGGACACAACTCCCACAAATTAATCAGTTCATTCATTAACggttgagtatatatatatatatagatgcagACTTGGCATTTTTCTCAAAAATAAGTTTAGTTCTCTGTAATGTTAATCAAATTGTGTCTTCATTGGGCTGTAGTTGTTCCCTCACTAAAGCAGTTCACAgtcaagtatatttttattgattttcctttactttttgcttcaaatcaaagtctGTAAGAGTGTGATCCTCCTCGTGTCTGGTTGGTGTAGTTCAAGGCTTATTACCCTTTAacgaagactttttttttttattcagttcagtAACGGTATGAGTGTTGCTAGGCTAATCAGATATGAAGACGCTCAGTTCAGTTTGGAGACGGAGGTTTACCCTGAAGTAGCAGCAGCACAGACGGTGTTTCTGCGGTGTCTGGATGTAGAAGTACTCCtctctgtgaacacacacacagtcatcacTCTCATCTAACATCTGTCTGAACCGCTGGACTCCTGCACACCAGCTCTTACCCAGTGACCTCCTCGATGGGCGAGTGATGGGCGGCGGCGGGACGCTTCTCGGACACAGAGCCGCACGGACACAGGACTCGTCCCAGCAGCACCAGTGTGATGATCCCAGACGGACCCAGAACAAACACCAGCAGCACACCCACATCTGTGAACGTCAGCGAGCGTCCTGACACAAACACAGAGTCAGATCTCAACTGCGTCCGGCTGAACCGCACCACTACACCACAGTGAATAAACGGTTAAATTATTCAGATCAGTTTAGTTCAAATGTGCTTCGTTCTCAAGGAAAGCCTCAGTGTTGAGTGCAGACTCGGGGTGATGTGTGTCTCACTCTGGGGTGTGACGGTGAGGACGGTCTGGGCCGGGTGTCCGTGCACGTCGGGGGGGTTGCGTACGGCGCAGGTGTACGTGCCGTTATCAGTGAGAGAGGTGTTCAGCAGCTGGATCGATGCTTCGCCCCGCGACGGGCTGCCGGCCCACATCACACGACCCTTAAAATAATCATCCTCCGGCAGATACGCCTGAGACGAGAAGTGAAAGATCTGCAGAGGAACAGAACACGGCTCAAAAAcaacacttttcttttcttcagcaCAAGGACTTCAGGGAATGATTAGCCTCGGTCCGATCGTCTGTGAAGGGGATCACAACTAACACCAGACCACGAGAACAGCTGAAACACATCTCACACTGCACCAGGGGTCACTCATCAGTCACACACCCTGACCACTGGTTCCTGACCACGGCTGGAGATGTACTCACCGTGATGGCCGGCCCGCCGCTCTCGGGTCTGAAGGTCCAGTCGATGGACATGCGGCTGGTGATTCTGCTGGAGGAGCTGAAGGAGCAGGTCAGGGTGACGGTGGATCCTCTGACCACACTGACCTCTGCTGGAGCCACGACTGAGATACAGCACACACTCCTGCacagcactgacacacacacacacttcactgtTTACTCAGttctatcacagtttccaaaaagtttccaacattgataatttgaataataaatcagtatattttcatgatttctgaagatcatgtgacactgaagaagtaatgatgctgaaaatacagcggagcatcacagaaataaattatattttaaacaatattaaaacagaacacacacacgcgcgcgcacacacacacacacacacacacacacacactctgttgtAGTGTAGTTCATTAGTGTAAGTGGTTATGTTGTAAATGCTGCAGTGTATGAAGCAGATATCTCTCATATCTGATGTTCAGTTTCTCAGAACAATAAAAATCATAATCTGCAAATTCAACTCTGATATCATATCAATCACTACAGCAGTTCATGAGCTAGCAGAgttaaatcagttcacacagttATGTAACAGTCTTTATAACTACTCTGACCAACTAGCAGCTAGCCAAGGAATAATCAGCCATACTTTCTGGATTCAAATTAGACCAATCTACCTTTttatgcaaataaacaaaaaatattaatgcattactAAGTTCTAAGACTAAGTGGTCAAGCATCAGGCAGGACAGTATGAGCATAACCTCCAGAAACACTGATGATGGAAGAACCAGAAAATAAAACCGCATCACAGCTCCAGATCATCTTATGACGTCACTTCTCACCGCGTGACGTCACACGCCTGCTCACGTCTCACCTCATGTAAAGAGTGTGTTCAGTTTCATGACGTTCAGTGTACAACCCTAGTGATGTTGAAATAAACTGTCACAAACATCACACGTAACCAGTGAATGAAGTGtgattataaaaatatatcataCTTCCATAAACATGCAGGCCTGAGCTCCCTTACAAACATCTCGATATGTTCTATGtccttttatttaatattgacgAAGCCAAAGTAATGTGAAACACTCGTTCTGATTAACAGCCATATGCTAATGACAGCAGGGGCATTAAACAGTTAAAATAGCATCATAAGATCATATGATCCGAGTGTTAGATGTGTATCCAGTAATCTCGGGACTCACAGAAGCGGTTTCTGGTCTTCAGGTAAGAGTTATGATATCTAGGCCTAAACACGGAAGATGATTGACAGCTCTTTAGCTCGCGTGTTTTCACTCGAACTGAAAGCAAAACAAACTCAAAGTATCTCAAGTGACACCGAGTTCCTCGTTTATAGCCTTTAAGAAGCGATAAACCCCCTAAAACCCGTTTATTAAAGTTCTTCAAACTGTTTATTCCGTTTCAAACCCGAGCGAACAGATAAAGCCAGAACTCACCGAACGCGACGAACACACGCGATAAAACTCGTTTCGAGCAGCTCCTGATGACATCCATGACACAAAACTGGAGATTAATGAAGACATGCGAGGGATTCTGAGCGGATCTGAGCAGTTCTCGAGCAGATATCGGTTTAGGGTTTGATTTAGTCCTCCATGTTACTGAAGAGTCTGTCACACCTGCGCAGGTGAGACCGGAAGTTACTCTCCGAAACACTCTCCCTGTGTCTGAACGCTTGTGTGTCAGATTACATTGATTCTATTTTCATTAAATCAACTGAATAACATATATTTGACTTCTGATTTAGATCAGAATATCTCCGAAATGAATTCATAATGTGCTCGATCATGAGTTCCTGGTTATTCTGAGATGATGTTGGTGTAGACTGTTTCCTGCTAAGGAGAAATGAGTCATGAGTAATGAAAAGGACTGAAATAGTAGTTATTTCTGttagttaaacaaaaaaaacaaaaaaaattataattttaaaaaagagcCGTTCACGGGACAGCAGCGGCGTTCTGACCACTAGAGGACGCCAAcgcgcttgtgtgtgtgtctgtgtgtgtgtgtgtgtgtgccatacctgcaatatatttcggtcctaggtcattgagtgacttatatacgagtaaaagtactttaaaatgaatcctaaatgtaactggaagccagtgtaaggacctgaggactggagtgatatgctcagatcttctggttctggatgagctgcagctgtctaatggtctttttgggaaggccggtgaggagcccataacaatagtccaccctgctggtgataaaggcatgaacaagtttctccaagtcttggctggaaacaaaacatctaattcttgcaatgttttttaaatgatagtatgctgatttagttactgctttgacatgactactgaaactaaggtctgtctccagaatcacaccaagattcctgacttgatttttagttgtttgacccctagagtaaaagtatgcattcaccttgaacacttcatctttgtttccaaatgcaatgacttcagttttttccttgtttaactgaagatagttctgtcacatccaactatt
Proteins encoded in this region:
- the LOC113114672 gene encoding myelin protein zero-like protein 3, giving the protein MDVIRSCSKRVLSRVFVAFVLCRSVCCISVVAPAEVSVVRGSTVTLTCSFSSSSRITSRMSIDWTFRPESGGPAITIFHFSSQAYLPEDDYFKGRVMWAGSPSRGEASIQLLNTSLTDNGTYTCAVRNPPDVHGHPAQTVLTVTPQRRSLTFTDVGVLLVFVLGPSGIITLVLLGRVLCPCGSVSEKRPAAAHHSPIEEVTGEEYFYIQTPQKHRLCCCYFRDYEYEDEYMMDEKPHEHTFTESQC